TGCTTTATCCAATAATTTTAAGCTTTGTTTGTATAAACCTTTTTGATACAAAATAGTGGCAAAATCTAACTGCTCTCTGATTTGAAGACGAATATTTTGATGTGCGGGGTTTAACCTCAGGCTTATCAACAACTGCTTGTACAAATGTGTTTTTAAATTTGATAACTGCTGCTTCGTAACAATACCACTGTCAATAATTGACTTCTCATTATATTTTTTTTGCTTATCTAAAAATTTGAAAAGCGAGAAGAATTTGGCGTCCACATTACCGTCTAATCTGCCTATATATAAGTTAAACTGCCGCTTTTCAGATTTGGAAAGCGATTTTATCAATTCAAAAAGAGCATCGTTATGTAAACTGACTGCCATATTAGGATTGAGGTTAATTTATTGATTATTAGTTTTTTATATTTTTTTTAAAGCTGTTAACTATCGTAATGCCTATAGATAAAAAAGACATCTTTGAAATGCCAATATATACATTTGATTTTTATTTATACAATCATTTAATAAGAGATGCAGCATCATAAAGTTGAAATTTTTGACACCACGTTAAGAGACGGTGAGCAAGTACCCGGATGTAAATTAGATACACCGCAAAAGTTGGTTATCGCCGAGCAACTGGATTCTTTGGGAGTTGACATTATTGAAGCAGGTTTTCCTGTTTCCAGTCCGGGAGATTTTTTATCTGTCCAGGAAACTTCCAAAGTCATTAAAAACGCTACTGTTTGCGGTCTGACCAGAGCAGTAAAAAAAGATATTGAAATAGCTGCCGAAGCATTGAAATACGCTAAAAAACCCAGAATACATACGGGGATAGGTACCAGCGAATCTCACATAAAATATAAATTTCAATCTACACAGGAAGAGATTATCGAAAGAGCAAAAGCCTGTGTTTCTTTAGCAAAAAACTTTGTTGACGATGTAGAGTTTTATGCAGAAGATGCAGGGAGGACAGACAATACTTTTCTGGCAAAAGTCTGTGAAGAAGTAATCAAAGTCGGTGCTACGGTTTTAAATATACCTGATACTACAGGCTATTGTTTGCCGGATGAATACGGTGCAAAAATCAAGTACCTTAAAGAGCATGTAAAAAGAATTGACGATGTGACCATTTCTTGTCATTGTCATAATGATTTGGGTATGGCCACTGCTAATTCTATCTCGGGAGTCATCAACGGAGCCAGGCAAATAGAATGTACTATTAATGGAATTGGTGAACGTGCCGGAAATACAGCATTAGAAGAAGTAGTCATGGTGCTGAGACAACACTCTTATTTAAATCTTCATACGAACATCAATACCAAACTTTTATATGAGACTAGTTTAATGGTAAGAGATCACATGGGAATACCCGTACAACCGAATAAAGCCGTTGTAGGCGCAAATGCTTTTGCACATAGTTCCGGGATTCATCAGGACGGAATGATAAAGAACAAAGAAACCTATGAAATCATAAACCCGAAAGATGTCGGAGTAGATGAAAGCTCTATTGTTCTTACCGCAAGAAGCGGTAGAGCAGCATTGGCTTACAGGGCAAAAAAGATCGGATATTTGCTCACTAAAAAACAATTGGATATTGCTTATCTGACGTTCCTGGAATTTGCAGACAAGCAAAAAGAAGTTATAGACGATGATATTCATGCAATTATGAAACAAGTAAGTAAAACATCTAAAATAATTGCCGCTTAATGGGAAAAACACTGTTTGATAAAGTTTGGGATGCACATATTGTAGATGTCATTAAAGACGGTCCGGAAATCTTATATATAGACAAACACCTGATCCATGAGGTTACGAGCCCTCAGGCTTTTAGTGAACTGGAAGAACGAAATATCCCGATTGCCAGGCCCGATAAGATTGTAGCCACGGCAGACCACAATACGCCAACTGTTGATCAACACCTGCCTGTTAAAGATGCACTTTCCAGAAATCAATTGGTTCAATTGGCCAAAAACTGCGAAAAAAATAATATTCCGTTATATGGTTTGGGACACAAATACAATGGTATTGTACATGTTATTGCTCCTGAACTTGGGATAACACAATCGGGAATGACAATGGTTTGCGGAGATTCTCATACTTCTACTCACGGTGCTTTTGGAGCCATTGCGTTTGGAATAGGAACCAGTCAGATTGCACAGGTGTTTGCAAGTCAGTGTTTACTGCTTCAAAAACCCAAAAAATTAAGAGTAAACGTAAACGGAAAACTTAAAAAAGGAGTATTGCCTAAAGATGTAATTTTATATATTATTGCAAAATTAGGAACCAACTCCGGAACCGGATATTTCTGTGAGTATGCGGGAAATGTATTTGAAGAAATGTCTATGGAAGGAAGAATGACCGTTTGCAATATGAGTATAGAAATGGGAGCAAGAGGAGGGATGATTGCACCCGACCAAACTACTTTCGAATATATGAAAGGAAGGAAATTTGTGTCAAAAGGAGAGGAGTTTGACACTAAAGTAGCATTTTGGAAGACCTTAAAAACAGATAATAATGCGAGCTTTGATCAAGAATATTTTTTAGATGCCGCAGGTATTGAACCTATGATCACTTACGGAACAAACCCGGGAATGGGAATGAAAATAACTGAAACTATTCCGGATCATGACAATAGCTCTTTTGAAAAGTCATTACAATACATGAATTTTAAGAAAGGAGCCTCTTTAATTAATACCCCTGTCAATTATGTGTTTATCGGAAGCTGTACAAACTCAAGAATAGAAGATTTTAGAGTTGCTGCAAATTATATCAAAGGAAAACAAAAAGCGTCGAATGTCAATGCCTGGCTGGTTCCGGGCTCTCGCTTGGTTGCAAAGCAAATTGTAGAGGAAGGCCTGCAAACCATTTTTGAAGAGGCGGGATTTACATTGCGTCAGCCGGGCTGCTCTGCCTGTTTGGCTATGAATGATGACAAAATCCCCGAAGGAGAATACTGCGTTTCAACATCCAATAGGAATTTTGAGGGAAGACAAGGACAAGGTTCAAGAACCATATTAGCAAGTCCGTTAGTAGCTGCAGCAACAGCCATAGAAGGCAAATTAACAGACGTAACCAAACAGTTGAATTAATGAAAAAATTTGTTGAGTTAACAGATACGGCAATTCCTTTAGCTACGGAAAATATAGATACCGATCAGATTATTCCGGCTCGCTTTCTAAAAGCGACTGATAAAAAAGGTTTTGGTGATCATGTTTTTAGAGACTGGCGTTTTCATAAAGATGATAGTGTCAATCAGGATTTTATATTGAATAATCCCAAATATAAAGGTTCCATTTTAGTAGCCGGAGATAATTTTGGATGCGGATCCAGTAGAGAACATGCAGCCTGGGCATTAGCAGGATACGGATTTAAAGTAATTATCAGTAGCTTTTTTGCCGACATTTTTAAAGGAAATGCATTGAATAATGGCTTACTGCCTATACAAGTTTCAGCTGAATTTCTGGAAAAATTATTGAGTAAAATACAGGAAAACCCATTATACGAACTTACAATTAATCTGGAAAGCCAGGAGCTGCAAACATCTTTTGATACGATTCGTTTTGAGATCAATCCGTATAAAAAATTATGTATGTTAAACGGATATGATGACATCGATTTTTTACTGAGCAAAAAAGAAAAAATACACGCATACGAAGCAACTATATAAAATAATGATATGAAATTTAATTTAGCAGTCATACCCGGAGACGGAATAGGCCCCGAAGTAATAGCAGAGGCTAAAAAGACTTTAGAAGCAATAGCACATCAATACAACCACACTTTTTTATTTAAAGAAGGACTGATGGGTGCGTGTGCTATTGATAAGGTTGGAAACCCTTTACCTGATGAAACCGTCGAATTGTGTAAAAAATCCGATGCGGTTTTGTTTGGAGCCATAGGAGATCCTAAATACGATAATAACCCGTCTGCAAAAGTGAGACCGGAACAGGGACTGCTTAAATTACGTAAAGAACTTGGATTATACTGTAATGTACGACCGGTAAAAGCTTATGACAAGTTAATAGAAAACTCCCCTTTAAGAAAAGAAATTATCAGAGATACGGATATTGCCATTTATAGAGAACTCACAGGAGGAATTTACTTTGGAATAAAAGAGTTAAGCGAAGACGGTAAAGTAGCATTCGATGGCAGTTCTTACTCGGTAGAAGAAATAGAGAGAGTTGCTCATCTGGCATTTAAAGCAGCGCAAAGCAGAAAGAAAAAGGTAACATTGGTAGATAAAGCAAATGTTTTGGAAACCTCTCGTTTGTGGAGAAAAACAGTTACTGATTTGGCAAAAAAATACCCGGATATTACATTAGAGTTCTTATTTGTAGATAATGCTGCCATGCAACTTATTTTAAACCCTAAGCAGTTTGATGTGATTCTCACAGAGAACTTATTCGGAGATATTATTTCTGATGAAGCAAGCGTTATAGGGGGATCTATAGGACTCCTTGCATCTGCTTCTCTAGGTAAAGAAACAGCGCTTTTTGAACCCATTCACGGCTCGTTTCCGGAAGCCAAAGGAAAAGGTATTGCAAATCCCCTGGCATCCATATTGTCAGTGGCAATGTTGTTAGAGCACTTAGGGTTGCAAAAAGAAGCAACGGCTGTGGAAAAAGCCGTAGAAAAGTCATTGGAAATTGGAATAACTACAGAAGATATAGGTTCGGAAAAATCATTTTCTATTTCAAAAGTAGGCGATTTTATTGCTGATTATATTGAAAATCAAGAAGACAGTAATATAAATTTCAAGAATATATATTTAGGCCAGAGCACTATTATTTAAACTTTAAAATACGGATACATTTCATAGCTCGTTTTTACCTCTTTAAAAAACCATACGTGATTTTAGCTAAAATAAAATTTTGGATATCATAATTGGTAATAATTAAGTTGCTTATAAACAGGTTTTTATATATTAAAATAACCGAATGAGCCTAGTCGCATAAAAAAAATATCGCATCACCTGAAGTATCAAATAGCTAATTTAGAAACCTCATAAAGAAAAGAAACATATTACAAGCAAAATAGTATATCACAACACTGAATTTGTAAACCGAAAAGAGTGGGAAAAACACGATGAAAGCATTGAACAAATACAGCAAAACCGTTACTCAGGACCCAAC
This window of the Flavobacteriaceae bacterium genome carries:
- a CDS encoding 2-isopropylmalate synthase; the encoded protein is MQHHKVEIFDTTLRDGEQVPGCKLDTPQKLVIAEQLDSLGVDIIEAGFPVSSPGDFLSVQETSKVIKNATVCGLTRAVKKDIEIAAEALKYAKKPRIHTGIGTSESHIKYKFQSTQEEIIERAKACVSLAKNFVDDVEFYAEDAGRTDNTFLAKVCEEVIKVGATVLNIPDTTGYCLPDEYGAKIKYLKEHVKRIDDVTISCHCHNDLGMATANSISGVINGARQIECTINGIGERAGNTALEEVVMVLRQHSYLNLHTNINTKLLYETSLMVRDHMGIPVQPNKAVVGANAFAHSSGIHQDGMIKNKETYEIINPKDVGVDESSIVLTARSGRAALAYRAKKIGYLLTKKQLDIAYLTFLEFADKQKEVIDDDIHAIMKQVSKTSKIIAA
- the leuC gene encoding 3-isopropylmalate dehydratase large subunit, with amino-acid sequence MGKTLFDKVWDAHIVDVIKDGPEILYIDKHLIHEVTSPQAFSELEERNIPIARPDKIVATADHNTPTVDQHLPVKDALSRNQLVQLAKNCEKNNIPLYGLGHKYNGIVHVIAPELGITQSGMTMVCGDSHTSTHGAFGAIAFGIGTSQIAQVFASQCLLLQKPKKLRVNVNGKLKKGVLPKDVILYIIAKLGTNSGTGYFCEYAGNVFEEMSMEGRMTVCNMSIEMGARGGMIAPDQTTFEYMKGRKFVSKGEEFDTKVAFWKTLKTDNNASFDQEYFLDAAGIEPMITYGTNPGMGMKITETIPDHDNSSFEKSLQYMNFKKGASLINTPVNYVFIGSCTNSRIEDFRVAANYIKGKQKASNVNAWLVPGSRLVAKQIVEEGLQTIFEEAGFTLRQPGCSACLAMNDDKIPEGEYCVSTSNRNFEGRQGQGSRTILASPLVAAATAIEGKLTDVTKQLN
- the leuD gene encoding 3-isopropylmalate dehydratase small subunit — protein: MKKFVELTDTAIPLATENIDTDQIIPARFLKATDKKGFGDHVFRDWRFHKDDSVNQDFILNNPKYKGSILVAGDNFGCGSSREHAAWALAGYGFKVIISSFFADIFKGNALNNGLLPIQVSAEFLEKLLSKIQENPLYELTINLESQELQTSFDTIRFEINPYKKLCMLNGYDDIDFLLSKKEKIHAYEATI
- the leuB gene encoding 3-isopropylmalate dehydrogenase; this translates as MKFNLAVIPGDGIGPEVIAEAKKTLEAIAHQYNHTFLFKEGLMGACAIDKVGNPLPDETVELCKKSDAVLFGAIGDPKYDNNPSAKVRPEQGLLKLRKELGLYCNVRPVKAYDKLIENSPLRKEIIRDTDIAIYRELTGGIYFGIKELSEDGKVAFDGSSYSVEEIERVAHLAFKAAQSRKKKVTLVDKANVLETSRLWRKTVTDLAKKYPDITLEFLFVDNAAMQLILNPKQFDVILTENLFGDIISDEASVIGGSIGLLASASLGKETALFEPIHGSFPEAKGKGIANPLASILSVAMLLEHLGLQKEATAVEKAVEKSLEIGITTEDIGSEKSFSISKVGDFIADYIENQEDSNINFKNIYLGQSTII